GCTGGATCGACCCGCCGACGACGGCGTTCATGCTGGCCAACGACCAGGGCGCCATCCAGCAGTCGGTCCCGGTCGAGCACGTGTCGCGCAACTTCCTCGCCGCCGTCATCGCACACGAGGACCAGCCGCTCCCCTACCGCGACGGCGCCTTCACCTGGGACGAGCTCTCCGGCCGCGCCGAGGCACACCTGCGCGGCGAGGAGGACCCGTCCGGGTCGACCATCCCCCAGCAGGTGGCGAAGAACCTCTTCCTCAACCAGGAGATGAGCGCCTGGCGCAAGGCGGTCGAGGCCGGCCTGGCGGTGGAGCTGGCGCTGGTGCTCGACGACCGTCGCATGCTCGAGCTGTACGTCAACCACGCGCAGCTCGGTCCGCGGGTCTACGGCATCTGCTCGGCCAGCTGGTACTACTTCGACACCCCGCCGTCCACGCTGACCGTCGACCAGGCCGTGCAGCTGGTCGGCCTGCTGCCCTCACCGGGACACGTCCAGCGGGCGCCCGGCGGCGGGCTGGACTTCCAGGTGGACGACGGCCTCGGCTGGCTGTCGCGCTCGCACGTGGTCAACGCGCAGAACCGGGTCCCGCGGCACATCGCGGCGCAGGGCTTCCAGCCGGTCGAGGACGCCGGGATCGAGGGACTCGCCCAGGACCAGCCGGACACCGACGACGACTGCTCGGAGAGGCCCGAGGAGGTCGCCGAGCTCATCGCCGAGGAGGGCGGGCGGTGAGCACCCTGCGCCGGTGAGGCCCCGGCCGCGCAGCTGATCACGGCGGCCGGCAGCGCCGGTGGTCGCAGTCCGGTCGGGACACCGGCGTCTCCCGCCATCGCCGACACGGGTACGACCGTCTCATTCTTCTGGTACGGTCGTACTGGTCGTCACTCGTGTGGGAGGTGGGACGTGGCCTGGGCCCTCGTCGTCGTCGCCGGGCTCTTCGAGACCGCCTTCGCGGTGTCGTTGAAGCAGTCGGAGAACTTCACCCGCCTGTGGTGGACGGTCTCCTTCATCGCCTGCGCCGCGGCCAGCTTCGCGCTCCTGTCCCTGGCGCTGAAGACACTCCCGGTCGGGACGGCCTACGCGGTGTGGACCGGGATCGGCGCCGGCGGCACGGCCGTCGTCGGGATGTTCTTCCTCGGCGACCCGGTCACGACCGTGCGGATCGTGGCGATCCTGCTCATCCTCGGCGGGGTGCTCGCGCTGCAGCTCGCACCGTCCGCCGCGCACTGATGACCGGGCTGACGGCCAAGGGCCGGGCCCGCCGCGCCGCGATCGTCGAGACGGCCGCACGGCTGGTGCTGACCGACGGGCCCGACGCGCTGTCCCACCGCGCCGTCGCCTCCGCGTCGGGGCTCCCGCTGGCCGCGACCACCTACTACTTCGACAGCCTCGACGACCTGCGGACCGCGGCCGTCGAGCAGGTGGTCCGGGCCGAGGTCGCGGAGGCCGAGCAGGCGGTCGCCGCCCTCCCCCGGAGGGCGCGCTCGGCCGCCGCCACGGCCAGGCTCGTCGCCGACGTCGTCCTGGGTCCGGGGCGGCACGGCGACGAGGAGCTCCACTCGCTCTACGAGCGGTTCCTCGCCTGCGGGAGACACCCTGCCCTGCGCCCCGTCCTCCGGAGCGCCCGCGCCCGGATCGACGCCGCGCTGACGGAGACGCTGGACCGGTGCGGCCACGCCGGCGCGGACGTGACCACGCTGGTCGCGCTCGTCGACGGGTCGGTGGTCTCCGCACTCGTCGAGGGAGACGGCTCGGCGCGCCGGCGCGCGGAGGAGGCGGTCACCGCGGCACTGAGCTGACCGCGCCGGTCCGCCGGTCCCGTCCCGCCCGGTCGGTGCAGCCGCCGGCGGCCCGGCGGCTGGCTGTCGAACCGCCGGACCTGGGCGCGCCGGGCTGCCGGCGGCTCACCGCGCCGTGCCCGTTCTGTGCCCCGATCACCGGGGTCCCACGCGCGGTGGTGCACGCGGTCTGCACCCGCCCGAGCCGGTCGCCGCTCGGGACACGACGCGGCCGCGGCGCCGCGGGCCTGCTGCTGCAGCCGCACCGGCGTGCACGGACCGCCCGACGGACCGCTCCCGGGCAGGGCCGGCGGGTACGGTGGCGGTGACGCCGCACCAACGGCTCCTGGCGGGTCACGGCGACCCGGCGGACCGCGGGCCGCTCCAGGGCGGGCCCACTCCGGGGGTCGAGCACCACCGTCGACCGGCCGGACCCGACGGATCGGACCCGCCATGAGCGCCGATCAGCGACCGTCCGGCCTCCTCGACGTCAACGCCGCCCTCGCGGAACTCGGTCGGCTGTCCTACACGGACACGTCGATGGACGCGATGCTGCAGCGGATCGCCGAGCTGTCCAAGCAGGTGATCCCCGGCGTCGCCGAGGCCTCGGTCAGCCTCGTGGCCAACGACAAGGCCCTCACCGCGGCCTTCACCGGCCGGCTCGCGCTCGACCTCGACGAGTCCCAGTACGGCCGCGGCTACGGCCCCTGCCTGGAGGCCGCCGTCGGCGAGGAGGTCCGGGAGATCACCGACGCCCGGGAGGAGACGCGCTGGGCCGACTACGCCGAGGCCTGCGTGGCACGGGGCGCCCTCAGCTCGGTGTCCGTGCCGGTGCCGGTGCGGGCGGGCATCCACGGGGCGCTGAACCTCTACGCGGTCGGGCCGGCGGCGTTCGACGACGCCGCCAAGGAGACCGCCCGGGCCTTCGCCTCCTACGCGGCCGTGGCGGTGCACAACGTGCAGCTCTACGAGAGCACCCGCGAGCTGGCCGAGAACCTGGACGCCGCCATGCGGACCCGGGCGGTCATCGAACAGGCCAAGGGCGTCCTGATGAGCCAGCGCCGCTGCGACGCCACGGAGGCCTTCGCCCTGCTCGCGGGCGCCTCGCAGCGGTCCAACCGGAAGCTGCGGGACATCGCACAGGCGATCGTCGACGGCGTCAGTGGCGGCCACGGGCGAGGCGCTGGGGGATCGCCGCCCGCGTGAGCCACCCGGCGCGGGTGCCCTCCGTGGTCAGGCCCACCGGGTGGACAGCCGCACGCTGCTGCCCCGCTCGTCGCGGCGGATGGCGACGTGGTCGCACAGCTGGCGGGCCAGCCACAGGCCCATGCCGCCGTGGGAGAGGTCCTCGCCGTGCGCCGGTCCGTAGCCGGCGTACGGGTCGTCGGGACCCGGCCCGGAGTCGCGGATGGTGCAGACCACCCGGCCCGGCGCCGTCCACAGCCGCAACCCGGCGGGTGACCTCCCGTGCCGGACGGCGTTGGTCACCATCTCGTCCACGGCCATGAGGAAGTCCTCGAGGACGTCGGCCGGCCCGTCGACGGTGCCGAGGTGCGCCCGGACGGCGTGCCGCAGACCGGGGAAGTCGGCGACGTCGTCGTCGGCCAGCGCCGGCGGCGTCGTCTCCAGCGGCTCGTCGGGCACCGGCAGGGCGCGCAGGTAGGCGGCCGGGTCGACGTAGTCGGGGTTGGCGACCAGTCCGTCCGCGGCGAGCAGTCGCGGGTGGGTCTGCCGGGCGGTGGCCACGAGCGGCTCGGGCAGCCGGGAGTTGAACAGGCAGAGCCCCCACAGCGGCAAGGGAGCGAAGGCGGTGTTGAGGACCGCCTCGTAGGCCTGCCACTCCCGCCAGTCGGCGGCCGTGGTGCCGAAGTCCACCTCCCCGACGACGCGGACGCGCCGTCCGGGGGCGGCGTGCTCGGTGGCGAAGCGGCGGATCGTCGCGATCGCCGTGGGCGTGCGGGACCGGTACAGGCCGTGCCGGTCGACGACCATCACGCGCGGGTCGTCGCCGGTGGCCTCGCGCAGCGGACCGGTGGTCTCCGGAGCGGTGGCGATGACGGCGGCGTCCCCGGCGGCCAGGCCGTCCCGGAGCCAGGTGGCCGCGACCGCGGCCACCTGCTCGACGGTGTCGTAGAGCAGGGCATCGTGCACCAGGCCCGGCGCCGCAGCACCGGCCTCGTCGTGCCCGCCGTCGGCGGTGTCGTGCAGGTGCACGCGTGCTCCCCCGTCGTGGTCACCGGTCTGCCGGCCGTGGACCGAGCCGTCGTCGTCACCGTACGGTCGGGTTTCAGTACCCGTCCCGGCCCGGACTACGCCAGAGGTGGCCACCGGCCGAGAGTGGCCATCTGGGGGGGACGTCCGGGCGGCGCCGGGGTCGCCCACCACCGCCCCGTGCAGGATGGGGGCGTGAGTGCCCGCGACGCCCGTGACGGTGGACCTGCCACGGGTCGCGACCTCGCAGCGGACCCGGGGCGGCTGGCCGCGGTGCGCCTGACCCAGCTGCTCGACGCCGGGGCGGAGGAGTCCTTCGACCGGCTCACACGGATCGCGCAGCGGCTGACCGGCGCACCGCTGGCCTTCATGACCGTGGTGGACGACGCCCGCTCCTACTGGCTGAGCAGCCAGGGCCTGCCGCCCGGGAGCCCCACGGAGAACGCGGTCGAGCAGTCCTTCTGCCAGTACGTGCTCGACGGGGAGCCGCTGGCCCTGGCCGACGTCACCACCGACGAACGCACCGCCGGCAACCCGTCGATCACCGGCATGGGCGTGCGGGCGTGGGCCGGCTTCCCCGTCCGGCTGCCCGACGGGCAAGTCCTGGGCAGCTTCTGCGTCGTCGACACCACGGTGCACCGGTGGACGGCCGAGGACGTCCAGCTGCTCGACGAGCTGGCCGCGATCGCCTCCCGCGAGGTCGCCCTCCGCCTCGCCACCCTCGAGGCCGAGCAGGCCAGGGCCACCGCGCGGGCCGAGGCGCAGCGGGCCGGTCTGCTGGCCCGCATCAGCGACCTGCTCACCGCCGACCTCGCCCCGGGCCACCTGTGGCAGGCCGTGGTCGCCCTCGCCGTCCCCGACCTCGGCGACTTCGCCTACGTGTGCACCGTCGGCCGCGACGGCGGCCTCGTGCCGGTGGCCTCCCAGCACCGCGACCCGGCGGAGCTGCCGACCCTGCGCGGGTGGATCGACCGCGCCGGCCGCCGCGTCGGTGAGGCCACCGGCCCGGGGCACGTCGCGGTCACCGGGCAGGTGGAGCTGATCGACCTGCCGGAGGCGGCGGGCCTGACCGCCGCCCAGCAGGACGCGGTCCGCCTGCTGGACGTGCGCAGCGCACTCGTCGCGCCGGTGATCCGCCGCGGGGAGGTGGTCGCCGTCCTCACCATCGGCCGCCTGCGGGGCGCGCCGCCCTACGGCGAGCGGGAGCGCGAGCTGGTCGCGACGCTCATGACCCGCGCGGGCATGGTGGTGGAGACCGCGCGGGTCGCCTCCTTCGAGAGGGCCGTGTCGGAGACCATGCAGCGCGCGCTGCTGCCGCCGCTGCTCCCCCAGCCCGACCACCTGCAGCTGGCCTCCCGCTACCTGCCCGCGGAGGACGCGCAGCTGGTCGGCGGGGACTGGTACGACGCCTACCTCGACGCCGCGCGCACCACCAGCCTGGTCATCGGCGACGTCGCCGGGCACGACATCACGGCCGCGGCCACGATGGGGCAGCTGCGCACCATGCTGCGGATGGCCGGCCACACCGGGACGGCCGGTCCGGCCGACGTCCTCACCGCGGTCGACGTCGCCAGCGACACCCTCGGGCACCACGTGTTCGCCACCGCGCTGGTCGCGCGGGTCCAGCGGTTCCACGCCGACCGCCCCGCCGTCGACCGCTCGATCACCTGGAGCTCGGCCGGCCACCCGCCACCACTGCTGCTGCACCCGGACGGCACGGTCGACGTCCTCACCGACCGCGTGGGCCTGCCCCTCGGGGTCGACCCGCACCGGCCCCGCCCCGAGCACCACCTGACCCTGCCGGTGCGCTCGACCCTGCTGCTCTACACGGACGGGCTGCTGGAGCAGCACGAGCCCGCTCCCGGCCCGGCTCCGGGCCCGTCCGCCCGGTCCGGCGGCGGGCCGGCACGCTCGGCCGTCCGCGACCTCGACACCGGCATGGCGCGGCTGACCGCGCTGCTCGCCGAGAGCACCGACCTCGACCTCGAGGGCTTGTGCGACCGCATCGTCACCACGCTGATCCCCGAGGGCGGGCCGGCCGACGACGTCGCCCTGATCGCCATCCGCCCCTACTCCGAGGAGCAGCCGCGCCCGGCGCACGCCGGACCCAACGTGCCGACCTGAGCGCCGGCACCACCGGGGTGCCGGCGCCGCGAGCGCGTCAGGCGGCGTCGTCCTCCAGCGCAGCGGTTCCGAAGGCCGGGGAGTCGAGGGCGGCGTCGAACGCGGCGGCCTCGTCCTCGAGGCCGACCATGACCTCGTTGGTCTGCAGCGTCACCAGCCAGGCCAGCGCGTGGTCCTCGACCGGCCGGGCGGAGACCTGCGCGATGGCGTCGAGCTGGGCGGCGACCAGCCCGCGGGCGGCCTGGTAGACGTCGGCGGCGCTCACCGCGACCTGCTGCTCGGCCAGCCAGAGCCGGCCGTCGGCCAGCACGCGGACCTCGGTCTGGCTGCCGACGCCGAGGTCGGCGGCGGCACTGGTCAGGACGGACATGCCGGCGCGCAGCTCGGTCAGGCGGCGGCTCGGGTCGTGGGACGACGGCATGGGCACTCCTCGGACGGGCCCGCAGGCCTCGGGAACGTGCTCTCAGAGTCGGCACCGCGCCCGCCCGCCCTGACCCCTGCTGGGGCGCCGGGGCACCCCTGGGGCGCGCGGGACGAAGCGTTCCCGGAGCGACCCGGACAGGCGGCGCGCGGCAGGGCCTCCCGCCGACGCGGACGTGGCCTGCGCCACGGACCCGGGCACCGACGGGCCGCTGACCAGTCACGCCGCACCGCCGGCGGCACCCGGGGACCGGGTGTGACCGGCGTCACGGCGACAAGTGCCATAACGGAACGTAGCTTCTTGGCTGCGCTCAGCTAAACACGAGCGTGGCACCGGCCCGCCAAACCCTGCCCACCGGCTGCCTCCCACCGATCCCCAGGGCAGGGGTGGGGGACCCAGGTCCACGGCGCGGCAGGGCTCTGACGCCTGCGCGCCTCGGGGTGAAGCCGCGTTCCGCGGCCGGGCACCGATCGCCCGAACCCGACAGCTCACCTCGCCGGCGGTGATCGGAGACCACCATGCCCAAGCACCGCGCACCCCGCTACGTCCGCACCAAGAAGGTCCTCGCCAAGGCCCCGGTCGCAGCCGGCGCCACCGCCGTCGGTCTCGGCGTCCTCGGCTCCCCGGCGGCGGCCGCCGCCACCACCCACGACTGGACCGGCGTCGCCCAGTGCGAGTCGGGCGGGAACTGGAGCACCAACACCGGCAACGGCTACTACGGCGGGCTGCAGTTCAGCCAGGCGACCTGGGCCGGCTACGGGGGCACCGCCCTCGCACCCCGCGCCGACCTGGCCACCCCCGCCGAGCAGGTCGCCATCGCCGAGAACGTCCTCGCCGGGCAGGGCATCGGCGCCTGGCCCACGTGCGGGACGCGCCTGACCGAGGGCACCACCCCGGCCGCCGCCGGGACGGCCGCGCCCGCGGCCGAGCAGCCGGCCGCCCCGGCGACCGCCGCCGGGCAGTCGGCCGAGACCCCGGCGACCGGCCAGGACGACGACGACGACCGCGGCGACCGGTACGACCGCGGCACCTGGGACGGCCAGGACCGCTGGGACGACGCCGACACCTACGGCCGCCACGCCGCGGAGGGCGCCCACACGGTCGAGCGGGGCGACACCCTGCGCGAGATCGCCGCCGCCCACAGCCAGACGTGGCGCGAGCTGTACCAGCGCAACGTCGACGTCATCGGCAGCAACCCCGACCGCCTCACGCCGGGACTGGTGCTGACGACCTCCGGCGCCGAGCAGGCCGCTCCGGCGACCCGGGCCGCCGCTCCGGCCGAGGCGGCCCCCGCCGCCACGACGGCGACCATCGGCACGTCGGCCCCGTCGGCCACGACGACCCCCCTCACCCAGACGGCCGTCGCCGCCGCGCGCATCACCAACAGCGCCGGCAGCGTCCAGCCGCAGGTCCAGGCCGCCGCGGACGCCGTCGTCGCCTCCGTGCCCGGCGCCGCCTCGATCACCCTCGGCGGCACCCGCGCCAGCGCCGTCGACCCCAACGGCCACCCGTCCGGGCTGGCGCTGGACTACATGGTCCTGACCGACGCCGCCCTCGGTGACGCGATCGTCCGGTACCACGTCGACCACTGGGAGGAGCTCGGCGTGGACTACCTCATCTGGGAGCAGCAGATCCTCAGCTCCCCGACCGGCTCGTGGAAGCCGATGGAGGACCGCGGCGGCGTCACGGCCAACCACTTCGACCACGTGCACGTGAACTACACGGCCTGAGCCCCCGGGCCTCCGTGACCGCGGCCCCCTGCCCACACCCGTGGGCAGGGGGCCGCGGTCGTCCGGCTCAGCAGCAGCGGCTGACCGGGTTGCGCTCCCGCTCGTCGGCGCGGCGCCGCTCGAACTCCCGCCGGCTCAGCGGCTGGTGCCCGTGCTCGGCGCAGTGCCGCAGGTGGTCGTCCCAGCGGGCCTCGCCACTGCACTCCCGCAGGTACCACCGCACCCCGCGCCAGGTCCGGACGGCGGCCTCGCGGACGGTCCCGGCGGCGGTCACCGGGACGGACCCTCCTCCGTGAAGGTGCCGTGGCCCCGCGCACCCGCACCGACCATCCGCTCCTGCTCGGCCATCACGCGCTTCTCCTCCGCGGTGGCGAACAGCCCCGCCGGCTCCACGATGGACGACGGCACGGCCGGCTCCTCGGTGGTGGGGACCGGCCCGCCGGCCCGCAGGGCGCGGGCGATCACGACGACCGAGTTGACGACCACGACCAGGGTCAGCAGCGCGAACACCGCCTGCAGCACCCCGTTGAGCGTCGAGTTGTAGACGACCTGCTCCATCTGGTCGACGTCCTGCGCCGGTGCCAGCAGTTCGCCTCGCTCCAGGGCATCGGCGTAGAGCTGGCGCTGCGTGAAGTAGCCGACCCTCGGGTCGCCCGAGAACACCTTCTGCCAGCTCGCCGTCATCGTGACGGTGAGGTCCCAGGCCAGCGGGATGGCGGTGACCCAGGCGTAGCGCACCTTCCCGTGCTTGATCAGCAGCACCGTCACCAGGGTCAGCGCGATCGCGGCCAGCAGCTGGTTGGCGATGCCGAACAGCGGGAAGAGCTGGTTGACGCCGCCGAGGGGGTCGGTCACCCCGACGTAGAGGATGTAGCCCCACAGCCCGACCACCACCGCACTGGCCATGATGTTCGCGGGCCGCCACGACAGGTCACCGAAGCGCTTCCAGACGTTGCCGATCGTGTCCTGGAGCATGAACCGCCCGACCCGGGTGCCGGCGTCGACGGCGGTCAGGATGAACAGCGCCTCGAACATGATGGCGAAGTGGTACCAGAAGGCCGCCATCCCGGTGCCGAACGCCTGGGACAGGATGTTGGCGATGCCCACGGCCAGGGTCGGCGCACCGCCGGTGCGCGAGATCAGGCTCGGTTCCTGCACCGCCGCCGAGGCCGCGGCGAGATCCTCCGCCGAGGTGGGGAACCCGAGCCCGGTGACGTAGGCCGCCGCCGTCTCCGGGGTGCCGCCCGTCACACCGGCCGGGGCGTTCATCGCGAAGTACAGACCCTGGTCGATGACGACGGCGGCGATGAGCGCGCTGATGGCGACGAAGGACTCCATCAACATGCCGCCGTAGCCGATCAGGCGGACCTGGCTCTCCTTGGCCACCATCTTCGGCGTCGTCCCGGACGAGATCAGCGCGTGGAAGCCGGACAGTGCGCCGCAGGCGATGGTGATGAACACGAACGGGAACAGCGACCCGGCGAAGACCGGGCCGGTCCCCTCCCGGGCGAAGTCGGTCACCGCCTCGGCCTGCAGCACCGGCCGGGCGAGCAGCAGACCGATGGCGAGCAGCACGATCACGCCGACCTTCATGAACGTCGACAGGTAGTCGCGGGGGGTGAGCAGCAGCCACACCGGCAGCACGGAGGCGACGAACCCGTAGACGACGAGGGCGAGGACCAGCCACTCCTTCGACAGCGTCAGCGTCTCGGCCAGTCCCATCTGCTCGACGTAGCCGCCGCCGATGACCGCCGCCAGCAGGAGGACGACGCCGATGGCGGTGGCCTCCAACACCCGTCCCGGACGGATCGTGCGCAGGTAGACACCCATGAAGAGGGCGATGGGGATGGTCAGGGCGATGGAGAACACGCCCCACGGCGACTCGGCGAGCGCGTTGACGACGATGAGCGCGAGCACCGCCAGGATGATGATCATGATGGCGAAGACGGCGATGAGCGCCGCGATGCCGCCCACGATCCCGATCTCCTCGCGGACCATCTGGCCGAGGCTCTTCCCGTTGCGGCGCATCGAGAAGAAC
This region of Geodermatophilus bullaregiensis genomic DNA includes:
- a CDS encoding transglycosylase domain-containing protein; amino-acid sequence: MPFAPRRRPPGDSPPEQQWTDRSPARSTSRPAADDDGLRHHEDPWAAPPPTPGTPPPQAPHRPDTRWRGDDVPPPDVPERRGRRRLRRAGRILVVAFLLQALLLLSLRWIDPPTTAFMLANDQGAIQQSVPVEHVSRNFLAAVIAHEDQPLPYRDGAFTWDELSGRAEAHLRGEEDPSGSTIPQQVAKNLFLNQEMSAWRKAVEAGLAVELALVLDDRRMLELYVNHAQLGPRVYGICSASWYYFDTPPSTLTVDQAVQLVGLLPSPGHVQRAPGGGLDFQVDDGLGWLSRSHVVNAQNRVPRHIAAQGFQPVEDAGIEGLAQDQPDTDDDCSERPEEVAELIAEEGGR
- a CDS encoding DMT family transporter, with the protein product MAWALVVVAGLFETAFAVSLKQSENFTRLWWTVSFIACAAASFALLSLALKTLPVGTAYAVWTGIGAGGTAVVGMFFLGDPVTTVRIVAILLILGGVLALQLAPSAAH
- a CDS encoding TetR/AcrR family transcriptional regulator, which produces MTGLTAKGRARRAAIVETAARLVLTDGPDALSHRAVASASGLPLAATTYYFDSLDDLRTAAVEQVVRAEVAEAEQAVAALPRRARSAAATARLVADVVLGPGRHGDEELHSLYERFLACGRHPALRPVLRSARARIDAALTETLDRCGHAGADVTTLVALVDGSVVSALVEGDGSARRRAEEAVTAALS
- a CDS encoding GAF and ANTAR domain-containing protein; translation: MSADQRPSGLLDVNAALAELGRLSYTDTSMDAMLQRIAELSKQVIPGVAEASVSLVANDKALTAAFTGRLALDLDESQYGRGYGPCLEAAVGEEVREITDAREETRWADYAEACVARGALSSVSVPVPVRAGIHGALNLYAVGPAAFDDAAKETARAFASYAAVAVHNVQLYESTRELAENLDAAMRTRAVIEQAKGVLMSQRRCDATEAFALLAGASQRSNRKLRDIAQAIVDGVSGGHGRGAGGSPPA
- a CDS encoding sensor histidine kinase yields the protein MHLHDTADGGHDEAGAAAPGLVHDALLYDTVEQVAAVAATWLRDGLAAGDAAVIATAPETTGPLREATGDDPRVMVVDRHGLYRSRTPTAIATIRRFATEHAAPGRRVRVVGEVDFGTTAADWREWQAYEAVLNTAFAPLPLWGLCLFNSRLPEPLVATARQTHPRLLAADGLVANPDYVDPAAYLRALPVPDEPLETTPPALADDDVADFPGLRHAVRAHLGTVDGPADVLEDFLMAVDEMVTNAVRHGRSPAGLRLWTAPGRVVCTIRDSGPGPDDPYAGYGPAHGEDLSHGGMGLWLARQLCDHVAIRRDERGSSVRLSTRWA
- a CDS encoding GAF domain-containing SpoIIE family protein phosphatase: MSARDARDGGPATGRDLAADPGRLAAVRLTQLLDAGAEESFDRLTRIAQRLTGAPLAFMTVVDDARSYWLSSQGLPPGSPTENAVEQSFCQYVLDGEPLALADVTTDERTAGNPSITGMGVRAWAGFPVRLPDGQVLGSFCVVDTTVHRWTAEDVQLLDELAAIASREVALRLATLEAEQARATARAEAQRAGLLARISDLLTADLAPGHLWQAVVALAVPDLGDFAYVCTVGRDGGLVPVASQHRDPAELPTLRGWIDRAGRRVGEATGPGHVAVTGQVELIDLPEAAGLTAAQQDAVRLLDVRSALVAPVIRRGEVVAVLTIGRLRGAPPYGERERELVATLMTRAGMVVETARVASFERAVSETMQRALLPPLLPQPDHLQLASRYLPAEDAQLVGGDWYDAYLDAARTTSLVIGDVAGHDITAAATMGQLRTMLRMAGHTGTAGPADVLTAVDVASDTLGHHVFATALVARVQRFHADRPAVDRSITWSSAGHPPPLLLHPDGTVDVLTDRVGLPLGVDPHRPRPEHHLTLPVRSTLLLYTDGLLEQHEPAPGPAPGPSARSGGGPARSAVRDLDTGMARLTALLAESTDLDLEGLCDRIVTTLIPEGGPADDVALIAIRPYSEEQPRPAHAGPNVPT
- a CDS encoding LysM peptidoglycan-binding domain-containing protein — its product is MPKHRAPRYVRTKKVLAKAPVAAGATAVGLGVLGSPAAAAATTHDWTGVAQCESGGNWSTNTGNGYYGGLQFSQATWAGYGGTALAPRADLATPAEQVAIAENVLAGQGIGAWPTCGTRLTEGTTPAAAGTAAPAAEQPAAPATAAGQSAETPATGQDDDDDRGDRYDRGTWDGQDRWDDADTYGRHAAEGAHTVERGDTLREIAAAHSQTWRELYQRNVDVIGSNPDRLTPGLVLTTSGAEQAAPATRAAAPAEAAPAATTATIGTSAPSATTTPLTQTAVAAARITNSAGSVQPQVQAAADAVVASVPGAASITLGGTRASAVDPNGHPSGLALDYMVLTDAALGDAIVRYHVDHWEELGVDYLIWEQQILSSPTGSWKPMEDRGGVTANHFDHVHVNYTA
- a CDS encoding CstA-like transporter-associated (seleno)protein; translated protein: MTAAGTVREAAVRTWRGVRWYLRECSGEARWDDHLRHCAEHGHQPLSRREFERRRADERERNPVSRCC
- a CDS encoding carbon starvation CstA family protein, which encodes MSTTVRTPDTGGQPPGPTGRRRPTLKSVLVWTVVAVVGAVAWTVLALSRGETVSALWILFAALCSYAIAYRFYSRFIAYRVLRVDDRRATPAERLHNGIDFDVTDRRVLFGHHFAAIAGAGPLVGPVLAAQMGYLPGTIWIVVGVIFAGAVQDMVVMFFSMRRNGKSLGQMVREEIGIVGGIAALIAVFAIMIIILAVLALIVVNALAESPWGVFSIALTIPIALFMGVYLRTIRPGRVLEATAIGVVLLLAAVIGGGYVEQMGLAETLTLSKEWLVLALVVYGFVASVLPVWLLLTPRDYLSTFMKVGVIVLLAIGLLLARPVLQAEAVTDFAREGTGPVFAGSLFPFVFITIACGALSGFHALISSGTTPKMVAKESQVRLIGYGGMLMESFVAISALIAAVVIDQGLYFAMNAPAGVTGGTPETAAAYVTGLGFPTSAEDLAAASAAVQEPSLISRTGGAPTLAVGIANILSQAFGTGMAAFWYHFAIMFEALFILTAVDAGTRVGRFMLQDTIGNVWKRFGDLSWRPANIMASAVVVGLWGYILYVGVTDPLGGVNQLFPLFGIANQLLAAIALTLVTVLLIKHGKVRYAWVTAIPLAWDLTVTMTASWQKVFSGDPRVGYFTQRQLYADALERGELLAPAQDVDQMEQVVYNSTLNGVLQAVFALLTLVVVVNSVVVIARALRAGGPVPTTEEPAVPSSIVEPAGLFATAEEKRVMAEQERMVGAGARGHGTFTEEGPSR